The following are encoded in a window of Impatiens glandulifera chromosome 5, dImpGla2.1, whole genome shotgun sequence genomic DNA:
- the LOC124938546 gene encoding pentatricopeptide repeat-containing protein At5g42450, mitochondrial has product MGYHNVQVRSLSVLHGSLKRYMNTLTSNGFISAHQMFDEMSNWDVVSATKTITRLVHENQNEKAISIFSRMLILGIRPNEFTLSTMINISIVQKDLNLGQQFHSFAIKTNLHSIVFVGSVLLNLYAKISTMDEASRAFRDTLEPNVVSFTSLMHGYLNKRMYQEALEIFQTMPTKSVVSWNAMISGYSQNGENEEAINLFIQMLREKFVPDHSSFPCTITAAANMTAVGTGRSLHACAVKFLGKLEIFVANSLISLYAKCGCIEDGHMVFDKLQERNIVSWNALITGYAQNGRGKEAIVLFEKMRFKGIRPNSVTYLGILLACNHIGFVEEGFSYFNHARKEDSKMLKAEHYACMVDLLSRSGRFDEAEKFISDLPFDPGIGFWKAVLGGCRIHSNVELGQMAARKILGLDPKDVSSYVMMSNAHAAAGRWDRASMVREKMKEKEMKMVPGFSWIEVKKEVHFFTSSDDRHREKDDIYEVVGFLLKHAMDRRFDGCFLI; this is encoded by the coding sequence ATGGGATATCACAATGTGCAGGTACGCTCTCTCTCTGTTCTTCACGGTTCCCTAAAGAGATATATGAACACTTTAACTTCTAATGGTTTCATCAGTGCCCATCAAATGTTCGACGAAATGTCTAACTGGGATGTTGTGTCAGCAACAAAGACAATCACTCGCTTAGTTCATGAAAACCAAAACGAAAAGGCAATTTCAATCTTCTCAAGAATGCTTATCTTAGGGATTAGACCCAATGAGTTTACACTAAGCACCATGATTAACATCTCTATTGTACAAAAGGATCTCAACTTAGGTCAGCAATTCCATTCTTTCGCCATAAAGACAAACCTTCATTCAATAGTCTTTGTGGGTAGTGTACTTCTTAACCTCTATGCCAAAATCAGCACAATGGATGAAGCTTCTCGAGCTTTTAGAGATACCCTCGAACCAAATGTAGTTTCCTTTACATCTTTAATGCATGGATACTTAAACAAAAGAATGTACCAGGAAGCTCTCGAAATCTTCCAGACAATGCCAACGAAGAGTGTCGTTTCATGGAACGCGATGATTAGTGGGTACAGTCAAAATGGAGAAAACGAAGAGGCTATCAATCTTTTCATTCAAATGTTGAGAGAAAAATTTGTGCCTGATCATTCATCTTTTCCTTGCACAATTACTGCAGCAGCCAATATGACTGCGGTTGGAACGGGTAGAAGTTTACACGCATGTGCGGTTAAGTTTTTGGGTAAACTTGAAATTTTCGTCGCCAATTCTTTAATCAGCTTATACGCAAAATGTGGGTGTATTGAGGATGGACACATGGTCTTTGACAAACTTCAAGAAAGAAATATTGTTTCGTGGAATGCACTCATAACTGGCTACGCGCAAAACGGAAGAGGGAAAGAGGCaatagttttatttgaaaagatgCGGTTTAAAGGTATTCGTCCTAATAGTGTAACATATCTTGGCATATTGTTGGCTTGTAACCATATAGGTTTTGTCGAAGAAGGATTCTCTTATTTCAATCATGCAAGAAAGGAGGATTCAAAGATGTTAAAAGCAGAGCATTATGCTTGTATGGTTGATCTTCTTTCACGATCAGGTCGTTTCGATGAAGCAGAGAAGTTTATTTCTGATTTGCCTTTTGACCCGGGTATTGGATTTTGGAAGGCGGTTTTAGGTGGTTGTCGGATACATTCGAATGTAGAGCTGGGACAGATGGCAGCCAGAAAGATTCTAGGTTTGGACCCGAAAGATGTTTCGTCTTACGTTATGATGTCGAATGCTCATGCTGCTGCTGGGAGATGGGATAGGGCTTCAATGGTGAGGGAAAAGATGAAGGAGAAGGAGATGAAAATGGTGCCTGGATTCAGTTGGATTGAAGTGAAGAAGGAAgttcatttttttactagttcAGATGATAGGCATAGGGAGAAAGATGACATCTATGAAGTGGTTGGTTTTCTTCTTAAACATGCAATGGATAGACGGTTTGATGGTTGTTTCTTAATTTAA
- the LOC124938918 gene encoding WAT1-related protein At2g37460-like: MMAQEQHQTKRKFYHRAKPFIAVIFLQFGLAGMDILSKLALNEGMSNYVFVVYRHAIATIVFAPLAIFFEKNTRPKMTLSIFTKLILLSILEPVIDQNLYILGMKNTTATFAAAMCNILPAITFVMACIFKLEKIRINSTHSQAKVIGTIATIAGAMVMTMVKGPIIQLFWTKPSSNSHSIDLKHTWKGAVMITVGCFSWASFMILQAITLRTYPAELSLTAWICFLGTFNGAIVALVMERGNPTAWAIHWDSKLLAAFYSGIVCSGLAYYIQGIVMKQRGPVFVTAFNPLSMVIVAILSTFILAEQMFIGRVIGAIVIVGGLYLVVWGKSKDFKSSEQLTDEEIMRPQQTIIV; encoded by the exons atgatggCCCAAGAACAACAtcaaactaaaagaaaattctATCATAGAGCAAAGCCTTTCATTGCAGTTATTTTCTTGCAATTTGGACTAGCCGGGATGGATATCCTTTCAAAGCTTGCGCTGAACGAGGGAATGAGCAACTATGTGTTTGTTGTTTATCGCCATGCCATCGCGACGATTGTTTTTGCACCACTTgccattttttttgaaaa GAATACAAGACCAAAGATGACACTTTCTATCTTCACTAAACTGATACTACTCAGTATACTTGA GCCAGTGATTGACCAAAACTTGTACATCTTGggaatgaagaacacaacagcaACATTTGCAGCTGCAATGTGTAACATTCTCCCTGCCATAACCTTTGTCATGGCTTGCATATTCAA GCTTGAAAAGATAAGAATTAATAGCACACATAGCCAAGCTAAGGTCATAGGGACCATAGCAACAATTGCAGGAGCCATGGTCATGACAATGGTAAAAGGTCCAATCATTCAGCTGTTCTGGACAAAACCATCAAGTAATAGTCATAGCATAGATCTTAAACATACATGGAAAGGCGCAGTTATGATAACAGTTGGGTGCTTCAGCTGGGCTTCTTTCATGATTCTCCAA GCTATCACGCTGAGAACATATCCAGCTGAACTCTCACTCACTGCTTGGATTTGCTTCTTGGGAACTTTTAATGGCGCGATTGTGGCACTTGTAATGGAAAGGGGAAATCCCACAGCATGGGCTATACATTGGGACAGTAAATTATTGGCTGCCTTTTATAGT GGAATAGTATGTTCAGGTCTGGCTTATTATATTCAAGGAATAGTAATGAAACAGAGAGGACCTGTTTTTGTGACTGCCTTCAATCCCCTTTCCATGGTAATTGTGGCCATTCTGAGCACATTCATTTTAGCAGAGCAAATGTTCATAGGAAG AGTAATTGGTGCCATCGTCATAGTTGGTGGACTTTATCTCGTCGTGTGGGGAAAAAGTAAAGATTTCAAATCTTCTGAACAATTGACTGATGAAGAAATTATGAGACCACAACAGACCATAATTGTATAA
- the LOC124938575 gene encoding peroxidase 12-like: MAPSILGAAGCCLMVMVMVLACFSSPCLCYRGEAEEYAPLAYGLTWSFYHRSCPKLESIVRMHLKKVFKNDIGQAAGLLRLHFHDCFVKGCDGSVLLDGSDCGPSSEQTAIPNLTLRPEAFTIIDDLQLLVQAKCGQVVSCADLTALAARDSVYLSGGPDYKIPLGRKDGLSFATRNATLENLPAPFSNTSQLLASFSLKNFDATDLVALSGAHTIGLSHCPAFTPRLYPDQDPTLDNELADDLKLTCPADSTTDATVDMDIRSPNLFDNKYYIGLVKRQGLFTSDQDLFLDPETKDIVLSFAEDQDLFYEKFVLAMIKMGQLSVLTGTKQGEIRANCSLRNSDNHSYLASRTQYSDSDSEL; encoded by the exons ATGGCTCCTTCTATTTTAGGTGCAGCAGGTTGTTGTTTGATGGTTATGGTTATGGTGTTGGCATGTTTTTCTTCTCCTTGTCTGTGTTATAGAGGAGAGGCTGAAGAATATGCTCCTTTGGCTTATGGTCTGACATGGAGTTTTTACCACCGTAGCTGCCCCAAGTTGGAGTCCATAGTTCGAATGCACCTTAAGAAGGTCTTCAAGAATGACATTGGACAAGCTGCCGGCTTACTCCGCCTTCATTTTCACGACTGCTTTGTTAAG GGATGTGACGGGTCGGTGTTGCTTGACGGATCGGACTGCGGACCTAGTAGCGAGCAAACCGCCATACCAAACCTCACCTTGAGACCCGAGGCATTTACCATCATTGACGACCTTCAACTACTTGTGCAAGCCAAGTGCGGTCAAGTAGTGTCTTGTGCTGACCTAACTGCATTAGCAGCTCGTGACTCTGTCTATTTG TCAGGTGGTCCTGATTACAAAATCCCACTGGGTAGAAAAGATGGGTTAAGTTTTGCAACAAGAAATGCAACCCTAGAAAACCTCCCAGCTCCCTTTAGCAACACCAGCCAACTACTAGCTTCCTTTTCTTTGAAGAACTTTGATGCTACCGATCTGGTCGCCCTCTCCGGAGCTCACACCATTGGACTAAGCCACTGCCCTGCCTTCACACCCAGGTTGTACCCTGATCAGGATCCAACCTTGGACAACGAACTAGCCGATGATCTCAAACTCACTTGCCCAGCTGATTCCACCACCGACGCCACCGTGGACATGGACATCCGATCTCCTAACCTATTTGATAACAAGTACTACATCGGCCTTGTCAAGCGCCAGGGCCTCTTCACCTCCGACCAGGACTTGTTTCTTGATCCCGAGACAAAGGATATTGTCCTCAGCTTTGCCGAGGACCAAGACTTGTTCTACGAGAAGTTTGTGCTTGCAATGATCAAGATGGGACAGTTGAGCGTCTTGACCGGGACAAAACAAGGTGAAATCAGGGCAAACTGCTCTCTCCGCAACTCCGACAACCACTCCTATTTGGCATCCCGAACTCAATACTCCGACTCCGACTCCGAGCTTTAA